A single region of the Triticum dicoccoides isolate Atlit2015 ecotype Zavitan chromosome 2B, WEW_v2.0, whole genome shotgun sequence genome encodes:
- the LOC119362666 gene encoding uncharacterized protein sll0005-like isoform X1, with product MREIVMSLGPTYVKLSQAPSIRPDILSPAAMTKLQKLCDKVPSFPNDITMALLEEENCLPPDCCRLRIGAVGLNRAPCTTRVSAFEKAVRLFTEKPTDNVITLVLETVRITR from the exons ATGAGAGAGATTGTCATGTCTCTGGGCCCTACCTACGTCAAGCTCAGCCAGGCGCCGAGCATCCGACCCGATATTCTGTCCCCTGCGGCGATGACCAAGCTTCAGAAGCTATGTGACAAG GTTCCTTCGTTCCCTAACGATATCACGATGGCTCTCCTGGAAGAAGAGAATTGTCTCCCTCCCGATTGCTGCAG GTTGCGGATTGGTGCTGTTGGCCTCAACAGGGCACCTTGCACTACCCGTGTAAGTGCGTTTGAGAAGGCAGTGAGGTTGTTCACGGAAAAGCCGACGGATAATGTAATCACTCTAGTGCTGG AAACGGTGAGGATCACAAGGTGA